The following proteins are encoded in a genomic region of Populus nigra chromosome 16, ddPopNigr1.1, whole genome shotgun sequence:
- the LOC133675674 gene encoding vignain has protein sequence MKKFLLVALSLALVLGITESLDFHEKDLESEESLWDLYERWRSHHTVSTSLDEKHKRFNVFKENVMHVHKTNKMGKAYKLKLNKFADMTNHEFRCVYAGSKVKHHRMFRGTPRGNGSFMYGKVEKVPTSVDWRKKGAVTAVKDQGQCGSCWAFSTIVAVEGINYIKTNELVSLSEQELVDCDTTENQGCNGGLMEYAFEFIKKKGGITTESTYPYKAEDGHCDAAKENNPAVSIDGYEKVPENDEDALLKAAANQPVSVAIDAGGSDFQFYSEGVFTGECRTELDHGVAVVGYGTTLDGTKYWIVRNSWGPEWGEKGYIRMQRGISDKEGLCGIAMEASYPIKNSSTNPSGTKSSPKDEL, from the exons ATGAAGAAATTCTTACTTGTTGCTCTTTCTTTAGCCTTGGTTTTAGGAATCACTGAAAGTTTGGATTTTCATGAAAAAGATTTGGAATCTGAGGAAAGTTTGTGGGATTTGTATGAGAGATGGAGGAGCCATCATACCGTTTCAACAAGTCTTGATGAGAAACACAAACGTTTCAATGTGTTCAAGGAAAATGTTATGCATGTTCACAAAACTAACAAGATGGGCAAGGCCTATAAGTTGAAATTGAACAAGTTTGCAGACATGACTAACCATGAATTCAGGTGTGTATATGCTGGATCAAAGGTTAAACATCATAGGATGTTTCGTGGGACACCACGAGGAAATGGGAGCTTCATGTATGGGAAGGTAGAAAAGGTCCCCACATCTGTTGACTGGAGGAAGAAGGGCGCTGTGACTGCTGTTAAGGACCAAGGTCAATGTG GAAGTTGCTGGGCGTTTTCAACCATAGTTGCAGTTGAgggtattaattatattaagacAAATGAGCTAGTATCTTTGTCTGAGCAAGAGTTGGTGGATTGTGACACTACAGAAAATCAAGGATGTAATGGAGGGCTAATGGAATATGCTTTTGAGTTCATTAAGAAAAAGGGAGGCATAACAACAGAGTCTACTTATCCTTACAAAGCTGAAGATGGACATTGTGATGCTGCAAAG GAAAACAACCCGGCAGTGTCTATTGATGGGTATGAGAAAGTtcctgaaaatgatgaggatgcATTACTGAAAGCTGCTGCAAACCAACCAGTATCTGTAGCCATAGATGCTGGGGGTTCAGATTTCCAGTTCTACTCCGAG GGTGTCTTTACTGGAGAGTGCAGAACCGAGCTGGATCATGGAGTGGCAGTTGTGGGCTATGGAACAACTCTTGATGGAACCAAGTACTGgattgttagaaattcctgGGGACCCGAATGGGGAGAGAAAGGTTACATCAGGATGCAGCGAGGCATCTCTGACAAGGAAGGACTCTGTGGTATTGCTATGGAGGCTTCATATCCTATCAAAAACTCCTCAACTAATCCTTCAGGAACCAAATCTTCCCCCAAGGATGAACTCTAA
- the LOC133676212 gene encoding vignain-like, translating into MKKLLFVALYLALVLGFTESFDFHEKDLESEESLWDLYEKWRSHHTVSTNLDEKRKRFNVFRANVLHVHNTNKMDKPYKLKLNKFADMTNHEFRTAYASSKVKHHTMFRGAPLGNGSFMYGNIEKVPASIDWRKKGAVTPVKDQGKCGSCWAFSTIVAVEGINFIKTNKLISLSEQELVDCNTGENYGCNGGLMDYAFEFITKQKGITTGANYPYRARDGHCDANKANQPAVSIDGHEDVPHNNENALLKAVANQPVSVAIDAGGSDFQFYSEGVFTGECGKELDHGVAIVGYGTTVDGTKYWIVRNSWGPEWGEKGYIRMQRGISDRRGLCGIAMEASYPIKKSSTNPIGPTDSPKDEL; encoded by the exons ATGAAGAAACTCTTATTTGTTGCTCTTTATTTAGCTTTGGTTTTAGGATTCACCGAGAGTTTTGATTTCCATGAAAAGGATTTAGAATCCGAGGAAAGTTTGTGGGATTTGTATGAGAAGTGGAGGAGCCACCACACTGTTTCTACGAATCTTGACGAGAAACGCAAGCGTTTCAATGTGTTCAGGGCTAATGTCTTGCATGTTCATAATACTAACAAGATGGATAAGCCTTATAAGTTGAAGTTGAATAAGTTTGCAGACATGACAAACCATGAATTCAGGACCGCTTATGCTAGCTCTAAAGTTAAGCATCATACTATGTTTCGGGGAGCACCGCTGGGAAATGGAAGCTTCATGTATGGGAACATAGAAAAAGTACCAGCCTCTATTGATTGGAGGAAGAAAGGCGCCGTCACTCCTGTTAAGGACCAGGGCAAATGCG GAAGTTGCTGGGCATTTTCGACAATTGTAGCTGTTGAAGGTATTAACTTTATTAAGACAAATAAGTTGATATCTTTGTCTGAGCAGGAGTTGGTGGACTGTAACACTGGGGAAAACTATGGATGTAATGGAGGGCTAATGGATTATGCTTTTGAGTTCATTACGAAACAGAAAGGCATAACAACAGGAGCTAATTATCCTTACCGTGCTCGAGATGGACACTGTGATGCTAACAAG GCAAACCAGCCAGCAGTGTCTATTGATGGACATGAGGATGTACCTCATAATAATGAGAATGCACTACTAAAAGCTGTTGCAAACCAACCCGTATCTGTTGCCATAGACGCTGGAGGTTCAGATTTCCAGTTCTACTCAGAG GGTGTATTTACTGGAGAGTGTGGAAAAGAGCTGGATCATGGAGTTGCAATTGTAGGCTATGGAACAACAGTTGATGGCACCAAGTACTGGATTGTGAGGAATTCCTGGGGACCTGAATGGGGAGAGAAAGGCTACATCAGGATGCAGCGTGGCATCTCTGACAGAAGGGGACTCTGTGGTATCGCAATGGAGGCTTCTTATCCCATCAAGAAATCCTCAACTAATCCTATAGGACCCACAGATTCTCCCAAGGACGAACTCTAA